Proteins from a genomic interval of Mycolicibacterium grossiae:
- a CDS encoding ATP-binding protein → MSANNESDKKSVAARLVAMAQERYLLGVSEDGEPFGADRARPHMAILLRAGKAGLRAELASRYFAETGTVAGGQALTDATLVLEGLAANQPPERLHLRVAELHGTSYIDTGRTDGKVIRIRAGTWSVIDTAPVRFLRTKLTAAMPLPPPDGDLYRLWDFINVALADRPVLLAALTAALVQGDVPHPVLALFAEQGSAKTTTTRMLVDLIDPSPVPLRQAPRDADSWVTAASGSWVVALDNLSAIPPWLSDSLCRAATGDGNVKRALYTDADLAVVKFRRCIIINGIDVGAVRPDLAERMAMIDLRRIDRHARKAEATMRQQWHQALPGILSGLLDLAARVHHRLETIQLDDAPRMADFGRVLACVDEILLSDGLRRYMSRADQLSEDSLSADPFIEHLRHHTREPLCGKSGVDLLALTMPTGGDWRRPKEWPRNGRDVTSLLRRHAPALRKLGWVIEDDGARNHRNVLLWTIYPPPKDVAAHQASQTSRPSLLRPGPPAVPGPQQPATSLTDEHRNNLSA, encoded by the coding sequence ATGAGCGCCAACAATGAGAGCGACAAGAAGTCAGTCGCCGCGCGCCTGGTAGCCATGGCTCAAGAGCGGTACCTCCTCGGCGTCTCCGAAGACGGAGAGCCTTTCGGCGCTGACCGTGCCCGCCCTCATATGGCGATTCTGCTTCGTGCGGGAAAGGCGGGGCTGCGCGCCGAACTCGCCTCCCGCTACTTCGCCGAGACCGGGACGGTCGCCGGCGGCCAGGCCCTCACCGACGCCACCCTGGTCCTTGAAGGTCTGGCCGCCAACCAGCCGCCCGAGAGGCTGCATCTCCGCGTTGCCGAACTCCACGGGACCAGCTACATCGACACCGGACGAACCGACGGGAAGGTCATTCGCATCCGAGCAGGCACCTGGTCGGTGATTGACACCGCCCCCGTACGATTCCTGCGCACCAAGCTCACCGCGGCAATGCCCCTACCGCCCCCGGACGGGGATCTGTACCGGTTGTGGGATTTCATCAACGTCGCCCTCGCAGACCGTCCTGTGCTGCTCGCGGCACTCACCGCGGCACTGGTCCAGGGCGATGTGCCGCACCCAGTGCTGGCGCTGTTCGCCGAGCAGGGCAGCGCTAAGACCACGACAACACGCATGTTGGTCGACCTCATCGACCCCTCCCCCGTTCCGCTGCGCCAGGCGCCACGCGACGCCGACTCGTGGGTCACCGCCGCCTCCGGCTCCTGGGTTGTCGCCCTGGACAATCTGTCGGCAATCCCACCCTGGTTGTCGGACTCGCTGTGCCGCGCCGCCACCGGCGACGGCAACGTCAAACGTGCGCTCTACACCGATGCCGACCTCGCCGTGGTCAAGTTCCGCCGCTGCATCATCATCAATGGCATCGACGTCGGCGCGGTGCGTCCCGACCTCGCTGAACGCATGGCGATGATCGATTTACGACGCATTGACCGCCACGCGCGAAAGGCGGAGGCCACGATGAGGCAACAGTGGCACCAGGCACTACCGGGCATCCTGAGTGGGCTTCTCGATTTGGCTGCTCGCGTGCATCACCGTCTGGAGACCATCCAACTCGACGATGCGCCACGGATGGCGGACTTCGGTCGCGTGCTGGCGTGCGTCGACGAGATTCTTTTATCGGATGGCCTGCGTCGCTACATGTCGCGTGCGGATCAGCTGTCCGAGGACAGCCTCTCCGCCGACCCGTTCATCGAACACCTACGCCACCACACCCGCGAACCGTTGTGCGGGAAGTCCGGTGTCGACCTGCTCGCGTTGACCATGCCGACTGGTGGTGACTGGCGACGACCCAAGGAATGGCCCAGGAACGGCCGCGACGTCACGAGCCTGCTCAGAAGGCACGCACCGGCGCTGCGGAAACTCGGATGGGTCATCGAGGACGACGGGGCACGCAACCACCGCAACGTCTTGCTGTGGACCATCTACCCGCCGCCCAAAGATGTAGCTGCTCACCAAGCCTCGCAAACCTCGCGGCCCTCGCTCCTACGGCCTGGCCCTCCCGCCGTGCCCGGCCCCCAGCAGCCAGCGACCTCGCTCACCGACGAGCACCGCAACAACCTCTCCGCATAA
- a CDS encoding transposase produces MSLHDDLENFATAAVSDWPKISLSGQLDVAIRDLYRAHLPFPQFWTPEEREEYVEEWASFDSQRLVTQFDDASDVVIDRFCRQNGYMPHQEDAAEMINKARKAAVYDLECCIAYLAEDLAQKAIHTAGRTVSSMTGCSPAARRSRRTRGRGRRRIR; encoded by the coding sequence ATGAGCCTGCACGACGACCTGGAGAACTTTGCCACTGCCGCAGTCAGCGATTGGCCCAAGATCAGCCTGTCCGGCCAGCTTGATGTCGCGATCCGCGACCTCTATCGAGCACATCTGCCCTTCCCGCAATTCTGGACCCCGGAAGAACGCGAAGAGTACGTCGAAGAATGGGCCAGTTTCGATTCTCAACGGTTGGTCACGCAGTTCGACGACGCCAGCGACGTCGTGATCGACCGGTTCTGCCGACAGAACGGATATATGCCTCACCAGGAGGACGCGGCAGAGATGATCAACAAAGCACGCAAGGCAGCCGTCTACGACTTGGAGTGCTGCATCGCGTACCTTGCCGAAGACCTCGCCCAGAAGGCGATCCACACCGCCGGCCGTACCGTCTCGAGCATGACCGGGTGTAGTCCCGCCGCACGCCGTTCGCGAAGAACGCGAGGACGCGGGCGTCGCCGAATCAGGTGA
- a CDS encoding helix-turn-helix transcriptional regulator — protein sequence MATIGTTKALHVEGMAGNLLRLARAEAEMSQRELSEAAHVAETVIAEFESGALQPSLPELAKILAAVDLEMRIRLALYDDDDDVLDATESRLTPDQRARRRDKQDAFSEALRGGLDAD from the coding sequence GTGGCCACGATTGGAACAACCAAGGCTCTCCATGTCGAGGGAATGGCGGGGAACCTGCTCAGGCTGGCGAGAGCCGAAGCCGAGATGTCGCAGCGCGAACTGTCTGAGGCCGCTCACGTCGCCGAGACGGTGATCGCTGAATTCGAGTCTGGTGCTCTCCAGCCGTCCCTGCCGGAATTGGCGAAGATCCTCGCCGCAGTCGACCTCGAGATGCGGATAAGGCTGGCTCTCTACGACGATGACGACGACGTACTCGATGCCACCGAAAGCCGCCTGACGCCAGACCAACGTGCACGCCGCCGTGACAAGCAGGACGCTTTCAGCGAGGCCCTGCGCGGAGGACTGGATGCCGACTAA
- the istA gene encoding IS21 family transposase, with amino-acid sequence MAFREVSVNEIREVLRVWLGVAGLPAPGYRTIAAHCGVDRKTVRRYVEAAQAAGLHRSDGVEAVDDRLIGAVADAVRPVRPDGHGAAWEQLLGFEDQITAWVAGEGEQRPLTITKIETLLARQGCVVPYRTLNRFAGERCGFGRKDTTVRVADGDPGVECQIDFGYLGMLTDADGGRRRKVHALIFTAVYSRHMFVWLTYSQTLVAVIAGCQAAWEFFGGVFAVLIPDNLKPVIAAADAVNPRFTQGWLDYAGHVGFLTDPARVRSPKDKPRVERAVQYVRRNFWDGETFASIEQAQQAVTVWCLRTAGTRIHGTTCARPVEVFTTEEQPLLLAVPGAYDVPVFKAVKVHRDFHAEVAKALYSLPEQWIGHTLDVRADGELVKFYHRGVLVKVHPRQPAGGRSTDRADLPEHKVGYALRDLTTLIATCAAYGPNVGIYAERILDDPLPWTRMRTVYRLQGLVRRYGAQRVEQACSVALDLDVVSVNKIASMLERATENTIPALPLAVGQTATRFSRDPSEFGTTSTSLTVIANADSEGTC; translated from the coding sequence ATGGCTTTTCGGGAGGTCAGTGTGAACGAGATCAGGGAAGTGCTGCGGGTGTGGCTGGGGGTCGCCGGGCTACCGGCACCGGGCTACCGCACGATCGCCGCGCATTGCGGCGTGGACCGCAAAACTGTGCGCCGCTACGTCGAGGCTGCGCAAGCGGCTGGTCTGCACCGCAGCGACGGCGTTGAGGCCGTCGATGACAGGTTGATCGGGGCTGTCGCCGACGCGGTGCGCCCGGTACGCCCGGATGGCCACGGCGCAGCGTGGGAACAGCTGCTGGGGTTCGAGGACCAGATCACCGCGTGGGTGGCCGGCGAGGGTGAGCAGCGTCCGTTGACGATCACCAAGATCGAGACCCTGCTGGCCCGTCAGGGGTGCGTGGTGCCGTATCGCACGTTGAACCGATTCGCCGGTGAGCGTTGCGGTTTCGGCCGCAAGGACACCACGGTGCGGGTCGCCGACGGGGATCCCGGGGTGGAATGCCAGATCGATTTCGGCTACCTCGGGATGCTCACCGACGCCGATGGTGGGCGGCGCCGCAAGGTGCACGCGCTGATCTTCACCGCCGTCTACTCCCGGCACATGTTCGTGTGGCTGACCTACTCGCAGACCCTGGTGGCGGTGATCGCCGGATGTCAGGCGGCGTGGGAGTTCTTCGGAGGGGTGTTCGCGGTGCTGATCCCGGACAACCTCAAGCCGGTGATCGCCGCCGCTGATGCGGTCAATCCCCGATTCACCCAGGGGTGGCTCGACTACGCCGGTCATGTCGGGTTCCTCACCGACCCGGCTCGGGTGCGCTCCCCAAAGGACAAACCGCGAGTGGAGCGTGCGGTGCAGTACGTGCGCCGAAACTTCTGGGACGGTGAAACATTCGCCAGTATTGAGCAGGCGCAGCAGGCTGTCACCGTGTGGTGTCTTCGTACTGCCGGGACCCGCATCCACGGCACCACCTGCGCACGGCCGGTGGAGGTGTTCACCACCGAGGAGCAACCGCTGCTGCTGGCGGTGCCGGGGGCCTACGACGTGCCGGTGTTCAAAGCGGTCAAGGTGCACCGCGACTTCCACGCCGAGGTCGCTAAAGCCCTCTACTCGCTTCCTGAGCAGTGGATCGGGCACACCCTCGACGTGCGTGCTGACGGTGAGCTGGTGAAGTTCTATCACCGCGGTGTGCTGGTCAAAGTCCATCCTCGTCAGCCTGCGGGAGGCCGCAGTACCGACCGCGCTGATCTACCCGAACACAAAGTCGGTTACGCGCTGCGGGACTTAACGACGCTGATCGCCACCTGCGCCGCCTATGGCCCGAACGTCGGGATCTACGCCGAACGCATCCTCGACGATCCGCTGCCGTGGACGCGGATGCGCACCGTCTACCGACTCCAGGGCCTGGTGCGCCGTTACGGCGCGCAGCGTGTCGAGCAGGCATGTTCGGTGGCACTGGATCTCGACGTCGTCTCGGTCAACAAGATCGCCTCGATGCTCGAGCGCGCCACCGAGAACACGATCCCGGCACTGCCGCTGGCCGTCGGCCAAACCGCTACCCGGTTCTCGCGCGATCCATCCGAATTCGGCACCACCTCAACATCATTGACCGTCATCGCCAATGCCGACTCCGAGGGGACCTGCTGA
- the istB gene encoding IS21-like element helper ATPase IstB has protein sequence MTTTNRVAADPVGADLLRLLKALKLGALADTLPERAALARQHKLSHIGFLETLLADEVSRRESRSAALRAAKAGLDPTMRFDSWTAQQDLRYDRTLLGDLTSLRFLDAGQSAIILGPVGVGKTHLATALGHLAIRRRHTVLFARSDKLFTRLRAARLDHTVDAEIRRLAAVDVLIIDDFALRPLDATETSDFYEIVVERHQTKTTIVTSNREPAEWLTMTADTLLAQSAIDRLTAAAHTLVIEGPSYRQRTRPGQLDPEGPDEHPR, from the coding sequence ATGACCACTACCAACCGCGTGGCCGCAGACCCGGTCGGCGCCGACCTGCTCCGACTGCTCAAAGCGCTCAAGCTCGGCGCCCTGGCCGACACCCTGCCCGAACGGGCCGCACTGGCCCGCCAGCACAAACTCAGCCACATCGGATTCCTCGAAACACTTCTTGCCGACGAAGTATCCCGACGCGAATCCCGATCAGCCGCCCTGCGGGCGGCCAAAGCCGGACTCGACCCGACGATGCGCTTCGACTCCTGGACCGCACAACAGGACCTGCGCTACGACCGTACCCTGCTCGGCGACCTGACCTCGCTACGATTCCTCGACGCCGGACAGTCCGCAATCATCCTCGGGCCCGTGGGCGTAGGCAAAACACATCTGGCAACAGCACTGGGGCACTTGGCCATTCGTCGCCGCCACACCGTCCTGTTCGCCCGATCCGACAAACTGTTCACCCGGCTACGCGCCGCCCGACTCGACCACACCGTCGACGCCGAGATCCGCCGACTGGCGGCCGTCGACGTCCTCATCATCGACGACTTCGCGCTGCGACCCCTCGACGCCACCGAAACCAGCGACTTCTACGAAATCGTCGTCGAACGCCACCAAACCAAGACCACCATCGTGACATCAAACCGGGAACCCGCCGAATGGCTGACCATGACCGCCGACACCCTGCTCGCCCAATCAGCCATCGACCGACTCACCGCTGCGGCCCACACCCTGGTCATCGAAGGACCGTCCTACCGCCAACGCACCCGACCCGGTCAGCTTGACCCAGAGGGACCCGACGAGCATCCTCGATAA